Within Xiphias gladius isolate SHS-SW01 ecotype Sanya breed wild chromosome 14, ASM1685928v1, whole genome shotgun sequence, the genomic segment TCCACTAAGAGCAGCCCAGCATCCAGTGACACATGTACAACGCTTTGTTGCCATGCCAAGTCTAGTCGCATCACCACCAAGGGAGCTGCAGCACCTCAACATGGACACTGAGAATAAGCAGAGGGGGAAAGATaggtaaatattttatttttaccgATTCATTATGCCTCCTATAGTATTTCATGACACTGCTGATCAGTCTTATATTATAACATGAACATctcagtaaaataaatgtttgtttgtttaaccagAAGAGGAAACCTGAAGTCTCGTCTGCAGTGTAGATCGTCTCAAGCTGCTAAAACTGAGGGGTAAGGGAAGAAAACCTAAACTGGAAACTAAACATCAAAACTTTTGACCTACTAATTGCATGTATGAATGACAGTACACCCTTCCTTTGTAGGCTTTGTTTTGAAGAGATGTCCCAGTGGTCACATTCACTAGAGAGACTTCTATCATCCAAATGTAAGTTGATCAATACATAGATGCAAAGTCAAGTTTCATAGTCAGTATCCTCTCTCAACACTGGCTAACTGCTGCTCATTTTTCCTATCTATTAAGATGGAATGCAAATTTTCCAGGCCTTCTTGAAGTCAGAGTTCAGTGATGAAAACATTGAGTTTTGGCTTGTGTGTGAGGACTATAAGAAGATCAAGTCTTCCTTCAGGATGTCCTCCAGGGCCAAAAAGATCTTCAAACGCTACATTCAAGCTGAGGCTCCGAGAGAGGTAAGCACAAAGGTTTTTACAATGCAGCTCTTTTCACAATACTTACCATCACTGCTACTTCTTTAGTATTATTATCCTCACCATATTTGCTCATGCTTCCAGATCAACATTGATCACAAGACCAGGGAGCTGATCAGGCGGAACCTTAAGGCACCCACCACAGTTTGCTTCGACGATGCCCAGAGGATCGTTTACGGGCTAATGGAGAGGGACTCTTATCCACGTTTCCTCAGGTCTGAAAGCTATCAAGCTCTAATGGACTCCATATCAGAATCAGtgaagatgtaaagaaaatagaTACCTGGGACATTGTTTTTGTAGAAGCCGGACTGTGAAGCTGACCCTTTTGCTGGACTACCTGACAGaagctgttgtgtgtgtttgatgtccTGGGACCATTGGTGGTGATTCTAACCAAAAGCACCCAAAACATATCATTTCCTGCACATTCATGCCTCCCTTTTCAGTTGGTGAAGTCATAATTTGAAATTGCACCTGTTGTGATAGCTCTTGTGAAGTAAAGGACTTCCCAGACAGGCAGCAAATACATAGTGAAAATGTTAGGGACTTTCTATGAGAGACGCCAGGAAATGTATGTGGTGCACACAACACCTTCCACCCAAGATTCAAGTACACAAGCTTGTATCTGAATTTGCACACCGTCTTATCTTAGGTTCATTGTTATATCACTAAAGCAATAGATAGGTAGATGGCACCTAGATGGagatatattttgtttgttttttacattctgAAACCAGTGCTGTCACACTGAAATAGCTGATATGTTACAACTATCATTATCTGTTATAAGCTATATGTTGAAAATATATTCCACAGTGTGTGAAAACATTGTGAATATGAATATTAAGATGGATTTGtacatatttaataaaaaatattgcatttgaatcgaaatgtgtgtaaaactaattattttaaatgtacagtaccACAATGACTAGAATCTGTTCtattcagacagacagtcacAAACCAGCTCAGGTTCCCATGAACCGTTACAAATCCCCTTAAGATTATAGGAAGCAAGTTAGTCAccaattcattcattaatttttttcattcattcatatactTAGTCACAGTTACAATATTATATTCTGTTAGTTTTTTTGAGTTTAGAAATGTCTACTTCAGTGTACCAGGACAACTTAGTCATGGCCTCTGCAATACTGAACAGTGTACAGTGCTTCATATGTCCGAAACTAAGTTATTTTGTTAttcttatgtttttatttaaaaatattcttattaaCTTTCTTTCAAAGAGCTACATGAGAAGGTTGATAGCACTCTCAAgtctgtgctaagctaagctaaccggctgctggctgtagtgtcatatttagtgtacagacatgagagtagtattgatcttctcatctaactctcagcaagaaagcaaaaacttACAGCCTGGCACATTTGATATCTTTGGGAAGCTTGAGGTTAGCActagaatataaaaaataagTTATGTCTGCCTGCACTGCCATTGTTTGAAATGCAGATCAGTGTGCATTTCAACATGTAAGACTGCAGTAGTAATGACAACGTGGTGATTAGTGTATATACTACAGAAACTCTTTCAAATAGTTGAGTATGGTCTACATGAATAAACCAGGCTGTCGCATAATGCTCCCACCCAGCTGTTCTATCATCAGCCTTTCACGCTTATGCATGTGTTTCAAGCTTTTCCTGCCATTCTGCAATTCATTCAGTCTTTGTCTTACCATTCAGTCTTTCATCTACAGTTATAGCGATCAGATCCCAACCTTAGTAATTGTTCTTAATGGAGCAGAaagatttaaaactgaaactgcatttgttttttttttaaaacacagaaaaggaaatctTTCTGTGGGAACCCATCAGGTATCACTCTACTAAAGGTTACAGAAATTAGGAAGGAGTGTTAAGACCTAACTGCACCACCACATCctcttttaatttcacttatgTATCCTTGTGtttacacaagcacacagacactAGGCAGATGTGCATACACAAGTAATAATGACTCTGAAACACCTATTGTGCTTTCAGACAGTAATAGACAACAAATTGTCAGTAGGAAGGCACCAAAGGacatcagctgtttgttttttttcttcagatgcATCTGAAGTGTTAAACTGACATCGATGGACCAATGTCTTAGTAGTCATCATTTCCTTAGTTGCACTGTTCTGTTATCTAGCAACAAGATGATCCTTTGATAAGTTAGTCATATGACCatgagaagattaaaaaaactgaagtcaCATATGACAGACAGGATGTTCGAGTTATCATGCAATGTATGATGTATCTACAAATCATTGACATAAAACTTTGCGAGTATCCGCTATCCACAACATATATTACTTAGTCATTGAAACTGAAATTCAGATTTGAAAGTTACAAGTTAAGCTGCTGCGTGTGTCATGAGACAGAGGTCGTCCTTTTGGAACCACATGGGCTGTGTCACAGGAGGTTAGTGGATTACAGTGTGATGTTGTTTCACCAGTTCAACAAAGGAGGCTTTGTTTCAGGTCTGTTTCAGAGCCAGGTGAAAAATGTTCCAGTGGGGACATTTTCCACCAgattaaaatcaatttcagtcaaacatgaggttaaaaaaaattccatcagTGGTATACCTGATT encodes:
- the LOC120798480 gene encoding regulator of G-protein signaling 13-like; amino-acid sequence: MPSLVASPPRELQHLNMDTENKQRGKDRRGNLKSRLQCRSSQAAKTEGLCFEEMSQWSHSLERLLSSKYGMQIFQAFLKSEFSDENIEFWLVCEDYKKIKSSFRMSSRAKKIFKRYIQAEAPREINIDHKTRELIRRNLKAPTTVCFDDAQRIVYGLMERDSYPRFLRSESYQALMDSISESVKM